The Cyclopterus lumpus isolate fCycLum1 chromosome 18, fCycLum1.pri, whole genome shotgun sequence nucleotide sequence ACGTTCTCAATCTTTATCCTATTGTTCATATACGTTCTCAATCTTTATCCTATTGTTTATACGTTCTAAATCTTTATCCTATTGTTCATATAGGTTCTAAATCTTTATCCTATTGTTCATATACGTTCTAAATCTTTATCCTATTGTTCATATACGTTCTCAATCTTTATCCTATTGTTCATATACGTTCTCAATCTTTATCCTATTGTTCATATACGTTCTCAATCTTTATCCTATTGTTTATACGTTCTCAATCTTTATCCTATTGTTTATACGTTCTCAATCTTTATCCTATTGTTCTTATTCATTCctaattgttgttattgttcagaCGTttctattgtattttattgttcatATACGTCGCCATTTGCATCAACGTATATGAACAATATAAACGTATATTCTATTGTTTATATTGCATTCtattttcatctgtagtcccgagagttacaaaacaaaatacacgTTTCTATTGTTATTCTATTGTTCACGTTTgttattctatttatttgttgCATTTGCAACCTTGAAGGTCTAAGAGCACATATGTAATATGGCTTAATGGTTATGGAGGTCCATGAAGGACCGTTTCTCCTTCAACATCGTTTGTGGGCGTGTCCTGTTTTATATACCATTATACGTCACCtgtataaacaacaacaacaacaaagagtgaAGTGTCTCACGGGGCAGTCCGCCTTCAGAGCGATCCGGATGTCTCCGTGGATCCGGTGCAGCGTGGAGTCCGTCAGCGTCATGGTGGCCCTCTTCTCCGACGAGCCGCCCTCCTCCGCCACGTCTTGCTCAGCCCTCCTCGCCGCCCCGCCCACTTTGTCGCTCCTCTTCTTCGGTGGTTTCGTCTCCCCGTCGTCTTCTTCTGCGGCGCACTTCTGCTCAGActctggttcttcttctgtggttttacCGCCCTTGCTCTCGCtttccttcttcatcttcttatCTTTCTGCTCGTCTTCGTTCTTCTTCtcagtctcctcctccgtcaCGCTCttgtctttcctcttctctctctccttccctttccctgaactcttcttcttgtcttctaccttttcttctctgcccgccctctcctcctccttcttcttctcctccgccaTCGTCACCCCTCCCATGATGGTCTTCAGCTGGACCttggctcctcctccagacgTCGCCTTCACGATCTTCCCAATGATTTTCCTctcgtccttcttctccttcacgctctcctctgtcttctgcccgctctctctctcttttctcacgTCCATCTTCTTGTCCTCCATCTtggtcctctgctcctccccctcttttttGGGGCCTCCTCTCAGTTTCACCTCCTCTTTCGACTTCCTGCTCATGGAAGTCttctgactcctcctcctcttcgcctcCCCGTTCCTGTCAAgtggaggaaatgaaaacatgagcgccacctcctcctccaccttcttccacctcctccaccttcttccacctcctcctccccttcttcttcctccccccccccaaagagtgtgtgttgtgctcCTCACTGGCTCGTTgtggtctgctgctgctgcctcctcctcccctttctcctcctcccccttcttcctcctccaaagagtgtgtgttgtgctcCTCACTGGCTCGTCgtggtctgctgctgctgcctcctcctcctcccccccctccccttcttcctcctcttcctccccttcttccccttcctcctcctcctctcccttcctcctcctccccttcttcctcctccccctccccctcccccaaagagtgtgtgttgtgctcCTCACTGGCTCGTCGTAgtctgctgcctcctcctcctccccctccccttcttcctcctcttcctccccttcctcctcctcctccccttcctcctcctccaaagagtgtgtgttgtgctcCTCACTGGCTCGTCGTGGTCTGCCTCCTCTTCGCTCCTCTGTCGTCCTTCAGCAGACCTCTCAGAGACCTCAGCAGACTTTCCCTCTTGGCAGCCAGGCGGCGCTGTCGCTGCGCAGCGAGCAGatcaaacatgttgttgttgttaaaacaGCAAGTATGTAAACGtttatttactttaaaacaaaacTAGAGTGAAAGCTTAAAACTGACAATAGAAACAATAAAGCATCTTCACCTCCTCGTTCATGGCGCCGccgcctcccccctcctcctcctttcctgcttcctttttctttttccctgctctcctcgtcttcatccCTTTGCTCCCGGCGGTTTTCACCTTCTTCATCAACATCGTTGCcgcctcctctttcttcttcatcgtcgcctccttctccttcttcatcatcaccaccaccacatcctTCACCTTCTTCATCATTATCGttgcctcctccttcttcatcattgtctcctccttcctgtctgcttctctcctttcctctccgtcCCTCTTAGTtttcacctgctcctccttttccctcgaccttgtctccctcctcgtcttctcctcctccttcccttcgcTGCAACCTTGTTCCGTTTCCTTCTCGTGCTCCTTCTTTGCTCTCCtagtcctctcctccttctttccttcgcTGCCACCTTGTTCCGtttccttctcgtcctccttctttgctctcctcgtcctctcctccttcccttcgcTGCCACCTTGTTCCGtttccttctcatcctccttctttgctctcctcgtcttctcctcctccttcccttcgcTGCAACCTTGTTCCGtttccttctcgtcctccttctttgctctcctcgtcttctcctcctccttcctttcgcTGCAACCTTGTTCCGTTTCCTTCTCGTGCTCCTTCTTtgctctcctcgtcctctcctccttcttcccttcGCTGCCACCTTGTTCCGtttccttctcgtcctcctttgctctcctcgtcctctcctccttcttcccttcGCTGCCACCTTGTTCCGtttccttctcgtcctcctttgctctcctcgtcctctcctcctccttcccttcgcTGCCACCTTGTTCCAtttccttctcatcctccttctttgctctcctcgtcctctcctccttctccttctttccttcgcTGCCACCTTGTTCCAtttccttctcatcctccttctttgctctcctcgtcctctcctccttctttccttcgcTGCCACCTTGTTCCGtttccttctcgtcctcctcctttgctctcctagtcctctccttctttccttcgcTGCCACCTTGTTCCGtttccttctcgtcctccttcttctttgcTCTCCtagtcctctcctccttctttccttcgcTGCCACCTTGTTCCGtttccttctcatcctccttcttctttgcTCTCCtagtcctctcctccttctttccttcgcTGCCACCTTGTTCCGtttccttctcgtcctcctcctttgctctcctcgtcctctcctccttctccttctttccttcgcTGCTACCTTGTTCCGtttccttctcgtcctcctttgctctcctcgtcctctcctccttctccttctttccttcgcTGCTACCTTGTTCCGtttccttctcgtcctcctttgctctcctcgtcctctcctccttctccttctccttctttccttcgcTGCCACCTTGTTCTGTTTCCTTTTCTGctctcctcgtcttcatccTTTGAACCTTCGATGTctttggttctccttcatcgaGCTTCGTCTTCCtccgtttctcctcctcttccattcTTTTCACTCCCTTACTGTCGTCCTGATTCATTTCCTTCTGGTCCCTCCTCCTCTTAACTCCCcggctctcctcttcctccttctcttttgtCTTTACTCCTCcatgctgctcctcctctttcctctctgatGCCGTCGTCTCCTcattctttccttcaccgtcgtCTTGATgcgttttcttctcttctctcctcctcttgacTCCTTGCTTCTCCGATGACTCctctcccctcgtctcctcctcgtctctcggTCCTCCCTCACTCTTGGACGTTTGTGAACTCTTCAGCTTCTTTTTCCCTGAGAAAATAAACACCACGatattagctgtgtgtgtgtgcatgtgtgtgtgtgtgtgcatgtgcgtgtgtgcatgtgtgtgtgtgtgcatgtgcgtgtgtgcatgtgtgtgtgtgcatgtgtgtgtgtgttatctacTTGTGGAGGTCACAGAAGGGTTCGTCTCCTTTTGCTGTTCAGCATCGatctgacaaaaaaataatctcatCAGCACAAAGAGTTGTTTTTaaccttaaaaataaacatacataaataaacacaaacaaagataaataaacaaagataaGAGGGCGAGCTGAATTTGGACGGAAGCCTCAGAATTATACAAACggataaaacataaaaaacatctcacctcctctttcttcacctcctcctcctcctctttcttcacctccacctcctcctctttcttcacctcctcctcctctttcttcacctccacctcctcctctttcttcacctcctcccccctcctcctcctcctcctcctcgtattAACACAAGTGTCGTCCGACTCGGTGGTTTTCTGCCCAGCCGACCTTAAAGAAGCTCTCGTTGGGGTTTTACCCACGAGAGCAGCTTCCTGTTTACCTGAGACTCGGGTTCTGCCGGCACCTGGTCTAGGGGGAGGGGCTTTAGTGGGAGTGGGCGGGGCTTTAGAGGGGGTGCTTTTAAGTGTGTCCGGTGCAGTCGTTTTGGCAGGTGACGTCTGGGCTGGAATCTGAGaacaacacaacatttattAAGTAATAAATAATCTGTATATTGATTAAACAGAACTTAAAACATCAATAAGTGATTAAGTATTTAATCAACATAAATAATATGCAGAGTAGACGTGTCCGTCTCACTCTGGCTTTGCTCCCGACCCGCGGAGTGTTCTGGATCTCCCACATTCCCTCAGAGAAGCCTTTGATGCGCACGCCGCTGCCGTACTTCATCTTGTTGCCCACGAACGGGACGATGTTCTCCGGGAGGACGAGACCTCtggggtgagacagagaggagggtgagacagagacacagaggaggggtgagacagagaggagggtgagacagagaggagggtgagacagagacacagaggaggggtgagacagagaggagggtgagacagagacacagaggaggggtgagacagagaggagggtgagacagagacacagaggaggggtgagacagagaggagggtgagacagagacacagaggaggggtgagacagagaggagggtgagacagagacacagaggaaaggtgagacagagaggagggtgagacagagacacagaggaggggtgagacagagaggagggtgagacagagaggagggtgagacagagacacagaggaggggtgagacagagaggagggtgagacagagacacagaggaggggtgagacagagaggagggtgagacagagacacagagaaggggtgagacagagaggagggtgagacagagacacagaggaggggtgagacagagaggagggtgagacagagaggagggtgagacagagacacagaggaggggtgagacagagaggagggtgagacagagacacagaggagggtgagacagagacacagaggaggggtgagacagagacacagaggaggggtgagacagagaggagggtgaaacggagacagagaggaggggtgagacagagaggagggtgagacagagacacagaggagggtgaaacggagacagagaggaggggtgagacagagaggagggtgagacagagacacagaggaggggtgagacacagaggaggggtGAGACAGGAGGTTCATCAGACACGGTGGATGACAGACAGGTCTGCGTCTACGTACATTTGGTGCGTCCCGTAGAAGAAGACCGAGACTCGCTTCTTGGTTCCATCGTCCGACTTACAGATCTGAACACACAAGAAGGGTAACCATtagtgcgtgtgtctgtgtgtgtgtgtgtgtgtgtgtgtgtctctgtgtgtgtgtgtgtgtctgtgtgtgtgtgtgtctgtgtgtgtgtgtgtgtctctgtgtgtgtgtgtgtctctgtgtgtgtgtgtgtgtctctgtgtgtgtgtgtgtctctgtgtgtgtgtgtgtgtctctgtgtgtgtgtctctgtgtctctgtgtgtgtgtgtgtctctgtgtgtgtgtgtgtgtgtctctgtgtgtgtctctgtgtctctgtgtgtgtgtgtgtctctgtgtgtgtgtgtgtgtgtctctgtgtgtgtgtgtgtgtctctgtgtctctgtgtgtgtgtgtgtctctgtgtgtgtgtgtgtgtgtctctgtgtgtgtgtctcaccctgGCCGGCCAGTGAGGAAACCCCTTCATCTTCGCGAACACCAGGTCTCCCTGTTTGTTCTGGTCAACGGTTTTTCCCGGCATGCCTTCTGCTTCAGAGCGACCAACCTGAGGAACATCCAGTAGTTTAAACTGAACGCACTtaaaacacacttaaaacacacttaaaacacacttaaaacacactttaaacagCTGCTTCACGCCTCGTTCCACCCTTTGAAACGTCACGCGCGCCGCGTGCGCGCGAGGAGGAAACCGTCTGGAGCCGCGTGTCCTCTGTTTACAAATACATGCTAGCGGGGATGCTCATTTTAAGCTAGCACGCCGTTATAACACGCCGAGCTCTccgttcttcttctctggttgtTCCGACTCACCCGGAGAAATAAAGCCGAGCCCGGAGGTCGTCTGGAAGAGAGCGGCGCCTCGGTGTGTTCGTCTGGAACCGGGTCGCTGCTCGTTACGAAGCTCCGCCGTTACTCGGCGCCGCCATGTTGAGCCGATCAGCGCGTCACGTGACGTTCGCTGCGGTTCCCGCCTGCACGTTGGACCGTACCATTAGCGGCCGACCGTACCACCTCGAACAGAACGTACAATACTAATAATTCAGAAGGTAAATTACATTTAGCGTCTAACTCGATTATATATTTAACGaagtatattttttataaacattTATGTATGTACTCTGCTTATTTATAATGACTTTACCAATGTTTCGTTCATCATCCAGACAGTAAATGATTCACATTGTTCTTTTTCAAAGTTAAATTCATTACAAAAATAAGTAATTAAAAGActgaatttaaataatgttattgtACAGGTTCAAACTGTTGATAGCCATGAATGTAGTGTGTTGGTGTACTGCTAGGTTATATTAACCATACTTTAAGGCTTGCAGGTACAACAAAGTAgttaatgtacttttactatttacatacatatattgtataaCATCTCGGAGacatattgtttttgtattctttttcttttgaacatTGAACTATTTATTTAGCAGATTTGAATGTTTCgcaaaatataaatcaactagTAAATTATGAAATTACAGGTTTGGCtgtaaagtaaattaaatgatTCATAAATGGGACATTCTACATTATCAGTACTTATATTTTGGTTGAAATActgctgtacttttactttaaattcTGAATACATAACTTCTACTTGAGTGTTTTAAAAGATCAGAAtatttcacacaaaaataaatacagagttTACATTACTGCAACATATTAATTGAGTAaaagtatgtttatagataTTAAACGGTcttatattttaagttaatgTAGGTTTTTCCGCTGAGCTCATAAATAAATTAGATGTTAACACTTCAGGAGCATCAAACTGGCAACACGTAGAATATCCAGAAAAAACATCTTCATGAACATGGAAAAACTTGAGAATaattgaacaaaaacaacaaagtaagtTGCACATATTTATAAACTTGTTATgtgtatacaaatacatttatttcccaCAAATTCACCCAACAGTCTAAAATAAATGTCACCAAAAACATTGACATTGTTTCAAAACCAGACTTTTtacagaaaacaatacaatacgataattatttgtatttaaaattataattttcTTTTGTAAAGTTTTTCCAAACACCGGCcgaggtaaataaataaaaaaactaaattgaattaatTGAGGAAATCGACAGTTCATTGTGGATGAAGAGTTGTTCCTCTGGGACTCTTCATCAGGTGGTTTGTTTCCAGTCCACAGGAGAAGCCCAGATGTTGGTCCACAACTCATTCTGTTAGTCGCTGCcactgtcttcctcctcctcctcctcctcctcctcctcctcctcctcttccacggcctcctccttcttcaccgtCTCCTCTACGAGTCCAGAGAAGAAGTCGTTGTCCCCGTGGGCCTTCTTGGACAGCGACTTCATCCTCCcgtccttcttcttcctcttgcgGTACTCGTTGACGGTCGTGCTGGGCAAACTGGAAATGTCCCAGAACTTGATGAGCTGGTCGTGGGCGCTGCTGGCCAGGAAGCGGGAGTCCCAGGACGCGGCGAGCTCCTCGATGGGCTCGCCGACGTGCTGCCCGATGCAGCCGATGACCCGGTTGGGAAGCACGTTGACGGCTCTGATGGAGGACAGACATTGAAACTCATTAGACCACATTTcacccccctgtctcctaatcaagttcttaccttggtaacctctgaccccccgaCCACCTGCctccttgaccccatcccgtctcacattcaaccttcttccctttctcacccatcttattaacacctccctctcaaccggctgtttccctaactctctgaaggaggcggagtcaaccctctcctgaagaaacccactctcgaccctcTAGAGCGAGccatctttaaccaagtctccaccatcacaaccttcttgaccctcaccagtccGGATTCAAGGCCACCACTCAGAGacctttgtcctctgtccttatccttcactctactagagcatcctctctccttatccttcacactagagcatcctgtctcctgtctcctctgtccttatccttcactctactagagcatcctctgtccttatccttctagacctttctgctgactttgacacagtgaaccaccagatccttatttcctccctccaggacctgggtataacctggagaggatctgtgtctgagccttgtcctctgactactggggtccttcagggctcagtcctgggtcctctcactactgggttccctcagggctcagtcctgggtcctctcactactggggtccttcagggctcagtcctgggtcctcactcagaaggcggcacaggttctggtccaggctctggtccaggctctggtccaggctctggtccaggctctggtccaggctctggtcatctctcgtctagactactgtaactcctccttcaggtctacctgctaatgtcattcgacctctacagctcatccagaatgcagctgctcgactggtctttaacctaaatttacccacaatcctccgctcctccacgaccttcactggttaccaggacatggtctaacctcacaccaggacatggtctaacctcacacccaggacatggtctaacctcaaagctaggacatggtctaacctcacacccaggacatggtctaacctcacacccagaacatggtctaacctcacacccaggacatggtctaacctcacaccaggacatggtctaacctcacacccaggacatggtctaacctcacaccaggacatggtctaacctcacacccaggacatggtctaacctcaaagctaggacatggtctaacctcacacccaggacatggtctaacctcacacccagaacatggtctaacctcacacccaggacatggtctaacctcacaccaggacatggtctaacctcacaccaggacatggtctaacctcacacccaggacatggtctaacctcacaccaggacatggtctaacctcaaagccaggacatggtctaacctcacaccaggacatggtctaacctcacatccaggacatggtctaacctcacacccaggacatggtctaacctcaaagccaggacatggtctaacctcacaccaggacatggcactactatggtatttttgtagtttggctttcttgaagaaacgttactttcttgattcttgttgttctgagtttgtccTCATGGTTGAATTCACTCATTGTAAGtccctttggataaaagcgtcagctaaatgacatgagagACCAGCTTAGACTATTTGAAGAGGAGACCACCAAAAGACTATGTAGGACCATCAAACCATCAGCCTGGACCAGTAGACCGGTGTGGCCGGTCAAAAGACCAGCTCAAACCCTAAAACCACCGACCTGGACTCTTAGAAGACCCCAATGACCCCAACTCACCGGATGTACCCGTCCATGGAGGCGGTGCACAGGATGCTGTCGGTCACGGCGGCGACGCACTCCACCGACTCCGCTTTGATGGCGAAGCGGTCGCTGGTGGCGCCGAAGCCGTTCCAGTTGAAGATGTAGATGGTCCCCTCGCTGGAGCCGCAGACCACCTTCTTGCCCCGCTTCATCAGGGTCACCGAGGTCAGGTCGCCGCTCTGGCACTCCGACAGCAGCTCGAACCGCCGGCGCTTGATGTTGAACACGCCCATGGTGCCGTCGCCGCTGCGTGAGGTCACGGGTCAGAGCGAGCTCTGGTTAGACAAACCACCGGCAGAGCTGCACCGTTGACCACAAAGGACTCATCTTTCAGACGGTCTTTGAACACATCGCGGTTCAGTCTccacaaataaacattttactttcagcagattgtgttaaaaacattaaactctGAGCTCatgaaactatgacgtcatcaCTGATTCATACGAGACCAAGAGTCATGTGACGAGGAAAGGAGAGTGAAATATTCTTTGGCTACTGATCCACTGTGATCGTGacgtaacaacaacaacaacaacaaccaccacctggtggtgaggaggatCCTCTTGGCCTGGTCCACAGCGATGTCACTGATGTAATCATCGTGCTGTTTCAGATCCATGATGTCCGTCCCCTTCCTCATGTCCCACACcttcagaaagaaaacaacaagttaCTTTCTGGAGATCAGTTAAGAccacaagagaccacaagagaccaTCTCATACCAACAGGAAACCAGGTGGGACCACAGAAAGACCATTTGGGGCCGAATAGCATCATGTGACCTTTTTATGTATAGAATACATGTTTATGTATAAACGcccagtaaaagaaaaacaagacgaCATCATTCTGACTTCATATTTAAGATTATATTATAACTTTCTGTCCCACAATTGTGACTTTTTAACTAATAATTGTGACTTTTTCTCTCATAATCGTCTCGTTTGATCTCAGAAACACACTTCCGGTCCGGACCTTCAGGGTTCCTGCGTCGTCCCCGGTCGCCAGGATGTTCTCGTCCACCAGCAGCAGGCTGTTGATGGGGGCCTCGTGGGCCCCGCGGATCCGGGTCACCAGCTGGCCCCGCTCCGCGTCCATGAGGTGGACGGCCTTGTCCCTCGAGACGCTGTAGAGCTTCAGCCCGTCCGCGGAGAAGCGCACCTGGCGGCAGGACTTCATGTGGTGCCCGGACGACCACAGCTCCCGGTTCTGGCCCTCCGTGCACGAGTAGGAGTAGGCGTAGATGTCCCCGTCCACGTCCCCGCACACCAGGATGTCCCGGCTCGGGTGGAGAGCCACCGTGTTGGCGATCGCCTCCAGCCGGATGTCCTCCGGGGTGTCTCGGACCTGCGGCTCGGGCGGCTCGTCTTCGTCCTGATCCCCATCGGGATCCGGGTCCGGGTCTGCCAGCTCCGGCTCCGAGGTTTCTGTGTCGCTGGCGGCTTCTGGGGCTCCCGTGTGGTCCGTTTCTGGAGGATCTGCCTCTGCGGAGTCCGGTTCAACGTGCTCCGCGGGCGCcgccatgttgttttcttcGTTTCTTCTTCTACGCTGAATTAAATGGTAGCTCTACCGGCGAACTCCGGTTACACTGCGGTCACTTTACCGGAGGTCACTTCTAAT carries:
- the psip1b gene encoding hepatoma-derived growth factor-related protein 2 isoform X1, whose protein sequence is MPGKTVDQNKQGDLVFAKMKGFPHWPARICKSDDGTKKRVSVFFYGTHQIGLVLPENIVPFVGNKMKYGSGVRIKGFSEGMWEIQNTPRVGSKARIPAQTSPAKTTAPDTLKSTPSKAPPTPTKAPPPRPGAGRTRVSGKQEAALVGKTPTRASLRSAGQKTTESDDTCVNTRRRRRRRGEEVKKEEEVEVKKEEEEVKKEEEVEVKKEEEEEVKKEEIDAEQQKETNPSVTSTRKKKLKSSQTSKSEGGPRDEEETRGEESSEKQGVKRRREEKKTHQDDGEGKNEETTASERKEEEQHGGVKTKEKEEEESRGVKRRRDQKEMNQDDSKGVKRMEEEEKRRKTKLDEGEPKTSKVQRMKTRRAEKETEQGGSEGKKEKEKEERTRRAKEDEKETEQGSSEGKKEKEERTRRAKEDEKETEQGSSEGKKEKEERTRRAKEEDEKETEQGGSEGKKEERTRRAKKKEDEKETEQGGSEGKKEERTRRAKKKEDEKETEQGGSEGKKERTRRAKEEDEKETEQGGSEGKKEERTRRAKKEDEKEMEQGGSEGKKEKEERTRRAKKEDEKEMEQGGSEGKEEERTRRAKEDEKETEQGGSEGKKEERTRRAKEDEKETEQGGSEGKKEERTRRAKKEHEKETEQGCSERKEEEKTRRAKKEDEKETEQGCSEGKEEEKTRRAKKEDEKETEQGGSEGKEERTRRAKKEDEKETEQGGSEGKKEERTRRAKKEHEKETEQGCSEGKEEEKTRRETRSREKEEQVKTKRDGEERREADRKEETMMKKEEATIMMKKVKDVVVVMMKKEKEATMKKKEEAATMLMKKVKTAGSKGMKTRRAGKKKKEAGKEEEGGGGGAMNEERQRRLAAKRESLLRSLRGLLKDDRGAKRRQTTTSQNGEAKRRRSQKTSMSRKSKEEVKLRGGPKKEGEEQRTKMEDKKMDVRKERESGQKTEESVKEKKDERKIIGKIVKATSGGGAKVQLKTIMGGVTMAEEKKKEEERAGREEKVEDKKKSSGKGKEREKRKDKSVTEEETEKKNEDEQKDKKMKKESESKGGKTTEEEPESEQKCAAEEDDGETKPPKKRSDKVGGAARRAEQDVAEEGGSSEKRATMTLTDSTLHRIHGDIRIALKADCPDIRKCLMALDQLSMVYVTCKHVQRHSELVSTLRKLRYYKANQAVMDKAAMLYSRFKNAFLVGEGEEVVSAAFLRSLLQEKEKEEAQRAERLKGEEPLQEAKGRRSDGGGGEEEEEKTENAPVDCP
- the psip1b gene encoding hepatoma-derived growth factor-related protein 2 isoform X3, with translation MPGKTVDQNKQGDLVFAKMKGFPHWPARICKSDDGTKKRVSVFFYGTHQIGLVLPENIVPFVGNKMKYGSGVRIKGFSEGMWEIQNTPRIPAQTSPAKTTAPDTLKSTPSKAPPTPTKAPPPRPGAGRTRVSGKQEAALVGKTPTRASLRSAGQKTTESDDTCVNTRRRRRRRGEEVKKEEEEEEVKKEEIDAEQQKETNPSVTSTRKKKLKSSQTSKSEGGPRDEEETRGEESSEKQGVKRRREEKKTHQDDGEGKNEETTASERKEEEQHGGVKTKEKEEEESRGVKRRRDQKEMNQDDSKGVKRMEEEEKRRKTKLDEGEPKTSKVQRMKTRRAEKETEQGGSEGKKEKEKEERTRRAKEDEKETEQGSSEGKKEKEERTRRAKEDEKETEQGSSEGKKEKEERTRRAKEEDEKETEQGGSEGKKEERTRRAKKKEDEKETEQGGSEGKKEERTRRAKKKEDEKETEQGGSEGKKERTRRAKEEDEKETEQGGSEGKKEERTRRAKKEDEKEMEQGGSEGKKEKEERTRRAKKEDEKEMEQGGSEGKEEERTRRAKEDEKETEQGGSEGKKEERTRRAKEDEKETEQGGSEGKKEERTRRAKKEHEKETEQGCSERKEEEKTRRAKKEDEKETEQGCSEGKEEEKTRRAKKEDEKETEQGGSEGKEERTRRAKKEDEKETEQGGSEGKKEERTRRAKKEHEKETEQGCSEGKEEEKTRRETRSREKEEQVKTKRDGEERREADRKEETMMKKEEATIMMKKVKDVVVVMMKKEKEATMKKKEEAATMLMKKVKTAGSKGMKTRRAGKKKKEAGKEEEGGGGGAMNEERQRRLAAKRESLLRSLRGLLKDDRGAKRRQTTTSQNGEAKRRRSQKTSMSRKSKEEVKLRGGPKKEGEEQRTKMEDKKMDVRKERESGQKTEESVKEKKDERKIIGKIVKATSGGGAKVQLKTIMGGVTMAEEKKKEEERAGREEKVEDKKKSSGKGKEREKRKDKSVTEEETEKKNEDEQKDKKMKKESESKGGKTTEEEPESEQKCAAEEDDGETKPPKKRSDKVGGAARRAEQDVAEEGGSSEKRATMTLTDSTLHRIHGDIRIALKADCPDIRKCLMALDQLSMVYVTCKHVQRHSELVSTLRKLRYYKANQAVMDKAAMLYSRFKNAFLVGEGEEVVSAAFLRSLLQEKEKEEAQRAERLKGEEPLQEAKGRRSDGGGGEEEEEKTENAPVDCP
- the psip1b gene encoding hepatoma-derived growth factor-related protein 2 isoform X2, translated to MPGKTVDQNKQGDLVFAKMKGFPHWPARICKSDDGTKKRVSVFFYGTHQIGLVLPENIVPFVGNKMKYGSGVRIKGFSEGMWEIQNTPRVGSKARIPAQTSPAKTTAPDTLKSTPSKAPPTPTKAPPPRPGAGRTRVSGKQEAALVGKTPTRASLRSAGQKTTESDDTCVNTRRRRRRRGEEVKKEEEEEEVKKEEIDAEQQKETNPSVTSTRKKKLKSSQTSKSEGGPRDEEETRGEESSEKQGVKRRREEKKTHQDDGEGKNEETTASERKEEEQHGGVKTKEKEEEESRGVKRRRDQKEMNQDDSKGVKRMEEEEKRRKTKLDEGEPKTSKVQRMKTRRAEKETEQGGSEGKKEKEKEERTRRAKEDEKETEQGSSEGKKEKEERTRRAKEDEKETEQGSSEGKKEKEERTRRAKEEDEKETEQGGSEGKKEERTRRAKKKEDEKETEQGGSEGKKEERTRRAKKKEDEKETEQGGSEGKKERTRRAKEEDEKETEQGGSEGKKEERTRRAKKEDEKEMEQGGSEGKKEKEERTRRAKKEDEKEMEQGGSEGKEEERTRRAKEDEKETEQGGSEGKKEERTRRAKEDEKETEQGGSEGKKEERTRRAKKEHEKETEQGCSERKEEEKTRRAKKEDEKETEQGCSEGKEEEKTRRAKKEDEKETEQGGSEGKEERTRRAKKEDEKETEQGGSEGKKEERTRRAKKEHEKETEQGCSEGKEEEKTRRETRSREKEEQVKTKRDGEERREADRKEETMMKKEEATIMMKKVKDVVVVMMKKEKEATMKKKEEAATMLMKKVKTAGSKGMKTRRAGKKKKEAGKEEEGGGGGAMNEERQRRLAAKRESLLRSLRGLLKDDRGAKRRQTTTSQNGEAKRRRSQKTSMSRKSKEEVKLRGGPKKEGEEQRTKMEDKKMDVRKERESGQKTEESVKEKKDERKIIGKIVKATSGGGAKVQLKTIMGGVTMAEEKKKEEERAGREEKVEDKKKSSGKGKEREKRKDKSVTEEETEKKNEDEQKDKKMKKESESKGGKTTEEEPESEQKCAAEEDDGETKPPKKRSDKVGGAARRAEQDVAEEGGSSEKRATMTLTDSTLHRIHGDIRIALKADCPDIRKCLMALDQLSMVYVTCKHVQRHSELVSTLRKLRYYKANQAVMDKAAMLYSRFKNAFLVGEGEEVVSAAFLRSLLQEKEKEEAQRAERLKGEEPLQEAKGRRSDGGGGEEEEEKTENAPVDCP